GAAGACGAAGTAAGCGCCCTCTTGGAGGGCTCCGGGTTTGACCGTCCCAGCCACCTTGGGTGGCTCATGCAAGTGTAACAACAACCGCTTTGAGCGGTTCACGTCCCTAAGACCTCCGGCTTTGCCGGAGGATATTTATTGAGCAAATATCAAACGAAATCAGTGGGTTCATGGGTTGTGCTTGTTTTGTAAGCATTGGCACCTAGGAGGATGCATGGCGCAGAAAGAATTGCGGCACGAGAGTCAAAGCTCGAGTAGCGAGACAGATGGAGAAACGAAAAGAATTGCCCGTTTCTTACGGATACTGACGTGGCAGATGTTTGTCTTGTTGGCGTTGCTCTTGTTTCTTGTTCTCCGGCCTCAGGCAGGGCGGTACCAGTTCACCGTAGCGGGAGAAGACGTTGGGGTCTTCGATACGTCGAATTCTCAAGCGTGGATGATCAAGTTACAGAGAAAGAGCGTGACCTCGGGAGACAAGGTCGAGCCCGGGGCGGCACCGCCAACAGAAGGACAGGAGCCGACCAAGTAAATGAGGCCGCACTGACGAGATCCATGAAGGAGGACATATGGCTGGTCTAGGAGTGGTTCTTTCGACGGCAACTGAGGCTCCGCCCAAAGAGTTTGTCGAACTCGGGCGTCTAGCTGAAGCACAAGGATTTGCGGCCATTCTCGTGAATGAAGGCCGGGGCGATGCCCTGGCCTGTGCTGAAGCGATTGCCCTGAATACGTCACGTATTCGCGTGGGCACGAATATCGCCAACATTTATTTCCGCCATCCCTTTTTAGCCGCCATGACTGCGGCGACTATTTCCGATCTCTCTGAAGGTCGTCTGGTCTTAGGCTTCGGTGTCAGTCACCGACCGTTGTTGGAGTCGTTGGGGATTCGTATGGACCAGCCCCGCCAGTACATGCGTGAATATGTCCAGACGGTGAAGAAAGCGCTGCGTGGGGAGTCGGTCGGCACGTTTTTTCGCCCGCGCCCTGCCGCGTTTCCCGTGCCGGTGTATGTGGCGTCCGTGACGGTCGAAACCGCAGAGGTTGGCGGCGAGTGCGGCGACGGCATTATGCCGTTTCTGCCGGCTCGTTCCTATCTGCCGCAGTTGGTGGCGGCAGCCAAAACCGCTGCGCAGCGTGTCGGGAAAGACCCGGCCGCCGTCGATTGTATTGTGAGTATTCCTACCTTCATTGCTGAAAATGTGGAGCAAGCCCGCTCCGCCGCGCGTTACAACTTAGCGTTCTTCGCGCAGTTGCCGTTTTATCGTAAGCAGTGGCGGCGCTGCGGATTCGTTGACGAAGTGAATGCGTTGCAAGAAGCGTGGAAGAACAATAATCGGCGGGCGGCGGCGGCGTTGGTGTCCGACCGCATGGTGGAAGAAGTGTGCATCTTCGGTCCGCCCAGCATGTGCAAAGAGCAGATCGCGGCGTTCCGCGAAGCCGGCGCTGCCATGCCGGTCATTGCCGTTAGCCCAGTTAATGAGGATCGTCTCGCGGCGACCCGCAAAGCGTTGCAGCTTTTAGCGCCGTGACTGGGCTACAGAAGAGGAGGATGCCATGACTGTTGTTACGCGCTTCGGTGCCATAATGGCTGGAGTGGCGGTGGCCGTGACCCTAGCCGCGTGCACCCAAGAATCGCAGAACGAATTCAGCCGGTCCTTGCAGAACTGGACAGGTACGGACGGGGTGCTCGATGTGTATGCCGGCGAGAAGCTGAGTATGCGGTTCATTAAGATCGACAAACTTACCACCGCACATGGCACCAATGACAAACAGCCGCGAGCCTACCGCTTTGGCTATGGCTACGTGGATGAGAACTTCAATTTCAAGGTCGATAGCGGGGAAAAGAAGGTCTACTTCGAGGTGAGCGACTATTCGACCAACTACGTCTTCTACGAGAACTACAAAGACTGAGGCTGCGACCGAGAGAACTGCGGCTGGGGCGTGAAAAGGCGAGGTCCGCTATAATCGGCAAACGCGCCACAGGTCTGCGGATCGCAGCCAACTCCGAGTGGATTGGAAAAACGCGACTGCCAGACCCTTTTGCCGACATTGTCGTAAAGAGGTTCCTCCTTCCAGGCACCCTAGCTAACGCCAGCGATAGCTGAGCTGGGCCCGCGCATTAAATAAGGCGTCATTCTCGCTCTCGGTGGCAGGAGGCCGCGTCACCCAGAGCGGACTGTAGAAGAGTCCGAGACTCAAACTCCAGCGTTCACTCAGTGGATACACCACTCCGACGCTGGCCGCGAACGTCCAGGTCTCGGCCACAAGCCGGCGGCGATCCCGAACCCCGAACGTGCGGGCCTTGACCTGAAACTTCGTGTCCAAAAAGTTGCCAGCGACAGCCAGGTAG
Above is a genomic segment from Deltaproteobacteria bacterium containing:
- a CDS encoding LLM class flavin-dependent oxidoreductase: MAGLGVVLSTATEAPPKEFVELGRLAEAQGFAAILVNEGRGDALACAEAIALNTSRIRVGTNIANIYFRHPFLAAMTAATISDLSEGRLVLGFGVSHRPLLESLGIRMDQPRQYMREYVQTVKKALRGESVGTFFRPRPAAFPVPVYVASVTVETAEVGGECGDGIMPFLPARSYLPQLVAAAKTAAQRVGKDPAAVDCIVSIPTFIAENVEQARSAARYNLAFFAQLPFYRKQWRRCGFVDEVNALQEAWKNNNRRAAAALVSDRMVEEVCIFGPPSMCKEQIAAFREAGAAMPVIAVSPVNEDRLAATRKALQLLAP